One genomic segment of Helianthus annuus cultivar XRQ/B chromosome 14, HanXRQr2.0-SUNRISE, whole genome shotgun sequence includes these proteins:
- the LOC110903678 gene encoding RNA-binding protein 39 isoform X2 translates to MGSLKKVLSHNLSLIRRLKDKKEVAEPEADPERDQRTVFAYQMPLKATEWDVYEFFSKAGKVRDVRLIMDRNSRRSKGVGYIEFYDAMSVPMAIAMSGQLLLGQPVMVKPSEAEKNLVQSNASTGGSGGIAGPYGAVDRKLYVGNLHFNMTELQLKQIFEAFGPVELVQLPTDLETGQCKGFGFIQFAQLEHAKAATSLNGKLEIAGRTIKVSSVTEHVAAQDSGAKASDFDDDDGGYLALNAQSRVQLMAKLDRSGIASGLSGSLGVGAPLVNGSGSILANGLQSTGPPAIPVPGLAQMVPVMGLEPVGKPSECLLLKNMFDPATETEPDFDLDIKEDVGEECSKFGRVKHIYVDKQSAGYVYLRFESVEAASLAQQGMHKRWFAGKMISAIFLQPYEYDAKFKGVV, encoded by the exons ATGGGTTCACTCAAGAAAGTGCTTTCCCACAATTTGAGTCTCATAAG GAGGTTAAAAGATAAAAAAGAAGTGGCTGAACCTGAAGCAGATCCAGAAAGGGACCAAAGGACTGTTTTTGCTTAccag ATGCCACTGAAGGCAACGGAATGGGATGTTTACGAGTTTTTCTCAAAAGCAGGAAAG GTGCGAGATGTGCGCCTGATCATGGATAGGAATTCACGAAGGTCAAAAGGAGTTGG GTATATTGAATTTTATGATGCAATGTCCGTGCCAATGGCAATTGCTATGTCTGGTCAATTACTTCTTGGACAGCCTGTAATGGTCAAACCCTCGGAGGCTGAAAAGAATCTCGTGCAATCTAATGCTTCAACTGGTGGATCAGGAGGTATTGCAGGACCTTATGGTGCAGTTGACCGGAAGCTTTATGTGGGAAATTTGCATTTCAACATGACTGAACTTCAACTCAAACAG ATTTTTGAAGCATTTGGTCCTGTAGAGCTGGTGCAACTGCCAACGGATCTTGAAACCGGACAATGTAAAGGTTTCGGGTTTATTCAA TTTGCACAACTGGAGCATGCAAAGGCAGCCACTAGTTTAAATGGGAAGCTTGAGATTGCTGGGCGGACAATTAAG GTATCTTCAGTTACTGAACATGTTGCGGCACAAGACTCGGGAGCAAAAGCATCAGATTTTGATGACGACGATGGTGGATATTTG GCTCTAAATGCTCAATCAAGAGTTCAGCTTATGGCAAAGTTGGATCGAAGTGGTATTGCATCAGG TCTTTCTGGATCTCTTGGAGTTGGAGCACCTTTAGTTAATGGATCTGGTTCAATCCTAGCCAATGGTTTACAGAGTACTGGCCCACCTGCAATCCCCGTTCCAGGTTTAGCCCAAATGGTTCCCGTCATGGGTTTAGAGCCTGTTGGGAAGCCCAGCGAATGTCTTCTTCTGAAGAATATGTTTGATCCCGCTACCGAG ACCGAACCCGACTTTGATTTGGACATAAAAGAGGATGTTGGTGAAGAGTGCTCTAAATTTGGAAGAGTGAAGCATATTTATGTTGACAA GCAGAGTGCGGGTTATGTATATCTGCGATTTGAAAGTGTTGAAGCGGCATCACTAGCTCAACAGGGAATGCATAAGAGATGGTTTGCTGGCAAAATGATTTCGGCAATTTTCTTG cAACCATACGAGTACGATGCCAAGTttaaaggtgtagtttga
- the LOC110903678 gene encoding RNA-binding protein 39 isoform X1, whose translation MDFDEYDYLEKTVAAPANGTDSPSNPNDGGVEKTEKAYRRRDRDRDDGDDERAVEEDRKSKKTRGDEDNGRSRRDRDRDREDRVSRSDRDRHRSSGGDRDRDREKDRDGDRDRDRRRSSRDGEKERDRDRERSSRDREKEREREKERERSRRSRSHSRIEREREKELLREQERELELRERESRRLKDKKEVAEPEADPERDQRTVFAYQMPLKATEWDVYEFFSKAGKVRDVRLIMDRNSRRSKGVGYIEFYDAMSVPMAIAMSGQLLLGQPVMVKPSEAEKNLVQSNASTGGSGGIAGPYGAVDRKLYVGNLHFNMTELQLKQIFEAFGPVELVQLPTDLETGQCKGFGFIQFAQLEHAKAATSLNGKLEIAGRTIKVSSVTEHVAAQDSGAKASDFDDDDGGYLALNAQSRVQLMAKLDRSGIASGLSGSLGVGAPLVNGSGSILANGLQSTGPPAIPVPGLAQMVPVMGLEPVGKPSECLLLKNMFDPATETEPDFDLDIKEDVGEECSKFGRVKHIYVDKQSAGYVYLRFESVEAASLAQQGMHKRWFAGKMISAIFLQPYEYDAKFKGVV comes from the exons ATGGACTTCGACGAGTACGACTACTTGGAGAAGACCGTCGCCGCACCTGCCAACGGCACCGATTCTCCGTCAAACCCTAACGACGGCGGTGTAGAGAAGACCGAGAAGGCTTACCGCCGGAGAGATAGGGACAGAGACGACGGCGATGACGAACGAGCCGTAGAAGAAGATCGGAAAAGTAAGAAAACCAGAGGAGACGAAGATAACGGCAGGAGCCGCCGTGACCGCGACCGTGACCGTGAGGATAGGGTTTCTAGGTCGGACCGTGACCGTCACAGAAGTAGCGGTGGTGATAGGGACAGGGATAGGGAAAAGGATAGGGATGGGGATAGAGATAGGGATCGCCGGAGAAGTAGTAGAGACGGTGAGAAAGAACGAGACAGAGACAGGGAAAGGAGTTCGAGAGACAGAGAGAAGGAGAGAGAAAGGGAAAAGGAGAGAGAAAGGTCTAGAAGGAGCCGGAGTCACTCAAGGATAGAGCGTGAACGTGAGAAGGAGTTGCTTAGAGAACAAGAAAGAGAACTCGAATTAAGGGAAAGGGAAAGCAG GAGGTTAAAAGATAAAAAAGAAGTGGCTGAACCTGAAGCAGATCCAGAAAGGGACCAAAGGACTGTTTTTGCTTAccag ATGCCACTGAAGGCAACGGAATGGGATGTTTACGAGTTTTTCTCAAAAGCAGGAAAG GTGCGAGATGTGCGCCTGATCATGGATAGGAATTCACGAAGGTCAAAAGGAGTTGG GTATATTGAATTTTATGATGCAATGTCCGTGCCAATGGCAATTGCTATGTCTGGTCAATTACTTCTTGGACAGCCTGTAATGGTCAAACCCTCGGAGGCTGAAAAGAATCTCGTGCAATCTAATGCTTCAACTGGTGGATCAGGAGGTATTGCAGGACCTTATGGTGCAGTTGACCGGAAGCTTTATGTGGGAAATTTGCATTTCAACATGACTGAACTTCAACTCAAACAG ATTTTTGAAGCATTTGGTCCTGTAGAGCTGGTGCAACTGCCAACGGATCTTGAAACCGGACAATGTAAAGGTTTCGGGTTTATTCAA TTTGCACAACTGGAGCATGCAAAGGCAGCCACTAGTTTAAATGGGAAGCTTGAGATTGCTGGGCGGACAATTAAG GTATCTTCAGTTACTGAACATGTTGCGGCACAAGACTCGGGAGCAAAAGCATCAGATTTTGATGACGACGATGGTGGATATTTG GCTCTAAATGCTCAATCAAGAGTTCAGCTTATGGCAAAGTTGGATCGAAGTGGTATTGCATCAGG TCTTTCTGGATCTCTTGGAGTTGGAGCACCTTTAGTTAATGGATCTGGTTCAATCCTAGCCAATGGTTTACAGAGTACTGGCCCACCTGCAATCCCCGTTCCAGGTTTAGCCCAAATGGTTCCCGTCATGGGTTTAGAGCCTGTTGGGAAGCCCAGCGAATGTCTTCTTCTGAAGAATATGTTTGATCCCGCTACCGAG ACCGAACCCGACTTTGATTTGGACATAAAAGAGGATGTTGGTGAAGAGTGCTCTAAATTTGGAAGAGTGAAGCATATTTATGTTGACAA GCAGAGTGCGGGTTATGTATATCTGCGATTTGAAAGTGTTGAAGCGGCATCACTAGCTCAACAGGGAATGCATAAGAGATGGTTTGCTGGCAAAATGATTTCGGCAATTTTCTTG cAACCATACGAGTACGATGCCAAGTttaaaggtgtagtttga
- the LOC118486552 gene encoding uncharacterized protein LOC118486552 — protein sequence MTKETPPGSSTKPAISLHPAYSVTNIQTKIPTLDGSKVTYSSWVKLFQLHAVTLHIRSPITLTRHLRLLTQHQNMTYGRNLMPVWIYSTVSDDLLVRILETGSTARTTRLKLEKIFLSNKKARAAALETKFVNLTVAACASLDNYSQQLKALANQLANVDHPVSESHLAGSS from the coding sequence ATGACCAAAGAAACACCTCCTGGATCCTCAACCAAGCCTGCCATTTCTCTCCACCCGGCATATTCTGTTACAAACATCCAAACCAAAATTCCAACATTAGATGGATCCAAAGTCACGTACTCCTCTTGGGTTAAATTATTTCAGCTTCATGCAGTCACGTTACATATAAGGTCTCCGATCACATTGACCAGACACCTGCGCCTGCTAACACAGCACCAGAATATGACCTATGGAAGGAACTTGATGCCCGTGTGGATCTACAGCACAGTTTCTGACGATCTTCTGGTTCGCATCTTGGAGACTGGTTCTACAGCGCGTACGACCAGGTTGAAATTGGAAAAAATATTTTTAAGTAATAAGAAGGCTAGGGCTGCGGCTCTAGAAACCAAGTTCGTCAACTTAACCGTAGCCGCATGCGCATCACTGGACAATTATTCTCAGCAGTTGAAGGCCCTTGCAAACCAACTTGCCAATGTGGACCACCCGGTTTCTGAGTCTCATTTGGCAGGTTCGTCATAA